A genomic segment from Nicotiana tabacum cultivar K326 chromosome 7, ASM71507v2, whole genome shotgun sequence encodes:
- the LOC107765504 gene encoding germin-like protein subfamily 1 member 17: MKVDFAITMSMSWLITTLVAIAAFFSSQLAYAYDLNPLQDICVGVKDTNASVFVNGKICKDPKLATTDDFFASGLNVSGNIVRAKFGYSVTVVDVNTMPGLNTLGISFIRADIEPRGLIPLHTHQRATELITILEGTIYAGFLLPDSPNIFKSRLFSKILNPGDVFVIPQGLIHFQYNVGNKKATVLASFNSQNPGFVMILNSIFASDPPILDDVLAKAFQLDKKVIKQLQKKFSD, translated from the exons atgAAAGTAGACTTTGCTATAACAATGAGCATGAGCTGGTTAATAACAACTTTAGTAGCCATTGCTGCTTTTTTTTCTTCCCAATTAGCTTATGCCTATGATCTCAATCCTCTACAAGACATATGTGTTGGAGTTAAAGACACTAACGCTTCTG TTTTCGTGAATGGAAAGATTTGCAAAGACCCAAAGCTAGCCACAACAGATGATTTCTTTGCTTCAGGACTTAACGTAAGTGGAAATATAGTTCGGGCTAAGTTTGGTTATTCTGTAACTGTTGTGGATGTAAACACAATGCCTGGACTCAACACTCTTGGTATTTCTTTCATTCGTGCTGACATTGAGCCACGTGGCCTTATTCCACTACACACACACCAACGAGCTACTGAGCTCATAACTATATTGGAAGGAACTATTTATGCTGGATTTCTTCTCCCTGATTCTCCAAACATCTTTAAGAGTCGTCTCTTCTCGAAAATTTTGAATCCTGGCGACGTGTTTGTGATCCCACAGGGGCTTATACATTTCCAGTATAACGTGGGAAACAAAAAGGCTACAGTACTCGCTTCTTTCAACAGTCAAAATCCTGGATTTGTCATGATTCTTAATTCAATCTTTGCTTCGGATCCGCCTATTCTCGATGATGTTCTTGCCAAAGCTTTTCagcttgataagaaagtgattaAACAACTCCAAAAAAAGTTCTCTGATTAG